A DNA window from Desulfobaculum bizertense DSM 18034 contains the following coding sequences:
- a CDS encoding TVP38/TMEM64 family protein: protein MKKGKVFLVLVLAALVASYFVFDLGRFLSLDYIKAQQEAFRGLYAEHAFAVMGGYFVIYVLVTALSVPGAAVMTLLGGALFGFWRGLVLVSFASSLGATLACFASRYVLRDWVQGKLGDKLGTINRGVEKEGAFYLFTMRLIPIFPFFAINLLMGLTPMPLLRYYWVSQLGMLPGTMVYVNAGKELGQLSSLAGILSPSLLVSFALLGLFPLLTKKIMGVVQRHRKLPPQD, encoded by the coding sequence ATGAAAAAAGGGAAAGTTTTTTTGGTTCTGGTTCTTGCTGCTCTTGTGGCAAGCTACTTTGTGTTTGATCTTGGGCGTTTTTTGTCGCTGGACTATATCAAGGCGCAACAGGAGGCGTTCCGGGGGCTGTACGCGGAGCATGCATTTGCTGTGATGGGCGGATACTTCGTTATTTATGTTTTGGTGACGGCGCTGTCGGTGCCTGGTGCGGCCGTGATGACGCTTCTGGGAGGAGCGCTGTTTGGGTTCTGGCGAGGCCTTGTTCTGGTGTCGTTTGCGAGTAGCCTTGGTGCGACGCTGGCGTGCTTTGCATCGCGATACGTGCTGCGGGACTGGGTGCAGGGCAAGCTGGGTGACAAGCTGGGGACGATCAATCGCGGAGTGGAAAAAGAGGGGGCATTCTACCTCTTTACCATGCGCCTGATTCCGATTTTTCCTTTCTTTGCAATAAATTTGCTCATGGGTCTCACCCCGATGCCGCTTTTGCGATACTATTGGGTTTCGCAGCTTGGAATGCTGCCGGGGACGATGGTCTACGTGAACGCGGGCAAAGAGCTTGGGCAGCTGAGTTCGCTGGCGGGGATACTTTCACCGAGCCTGCTGGTGTCCTTTGCGCTCCTGGGCCTGTTCCCGCTGCTGACGAAAAAAATTATGGGAGTGGTGCAAAGGCACCGGAAGCTCCCGCCTCAGGATTAG
- a CDS encoding dihydrolipoyl dehydrogenase family protein, protein MATSFDFDFGVIGGGAAGLTAASGASQLGAKVLLIEREAALGGDCLHFGCVPSKTLIRSAHVYHMMHQAERFGLPQPELPPVDFSRVAKRIREVQAEIQKHDSVERFCSLGVQVEFGPAQFVDPHTVDVAGKKYTAKSWLIATGSESSSPAIPGLESVPYLTNKEIFSQESLPESMIVLGGGAIACEIAQAFSRLGCSVTILQRSPQLFSQQDSDMALLVQQVLESEGVTVHTGVSIQCIEEVDGQCRVFYQTQDGAGHECEAAQLFLGLGRAPVMDALELHNAGVEVSRRGITVDSRMRTSQKHIFAAGDVTGAPQFTHAAGYEGGIVVSNAIFRVPRKADYTNLPWCTFTSPEFAGIGLNEGQARKQLSGVECIEEQFSANDRALAEGELQGKLKLVLSKGKPVGVQIVGPHAGELLCEWVPVQAGGVKLSTLAGAIHPYPTLAEINKKAAGSFISPKIFSPRVVGVLSTLFSYRGRACGK, encoded by the coding sequence ATGGCAACGTCATTTGATTTTGACTTTGGAGTGATTGGTGGAGGTGCAGCGGGGCTTACCGCCGCATCAGGTGCGTCCCAGCTTGGGGCAAAGGTGCTGCTCATTGAGCGTGAAGCCGCGCTTGGTGGCGACTGCCTGCATTTTGGCTGCGTTCCGAGCAAAACGCTGATCCGCAGCGCGCATGTGTACCACATGATGCATCAGGCCGAGCGCTTTGGACTCCCCCAGCCTGAGCTGCCGCCTGTGGACTTCTCGCGCGTGGCCAAGCGCATCCGTGAGGTGCAGGCAGAAATCCAAAAGCACGATTCCGTGGAACGTTTTTGCTCGCTCGGCGTGCAGGTCGAGTTTGGTCCCGCACAGTTCGTTGACCCGCATACCGTGGATGTTGCAGGCAAAAAATACACGGCAAAATCGTGGCTTATTGCGACAGGCAGCGAATCCAGTTCGCCCGCGATTCCGGGGCTGGAGAGTGTACCGTACCTCACGAACAAGGAAATTTTTTCGCAGGAATCTCTGCCTGAATCCATGATCGTCCTCGGTGGCGGTGCAATCGCCTGTGAAATTGCGCAGGCTTTTTCGCGACTCGGCTGCTCGGTGACGATTCTCCAGCGCAGTCCGCAGCTCTTTTCGCAGCAGGATTCTGACATGGCGCTTCTTGTGCAGCAGGTTCTCGAATCCGAGGGCGTTACTGTGCACACCGGAGTTTCTATTCAGTGTATTGAGGAGGTCGATGGGCAGTGCCGCGTTTTTTATCAGACGCAGGACGGTGCTGGGCATGAGTGTGAAGCCGCCCAGTTGTTCTTGGGGCTTGGGCGCGCTCCTGTGATGGATGCTCTTGAACTGCACAACGCAGGAGTGGAAGTTTCTCGCCGGGGCATTACGGTTGATTCCCGTATGCGAACCTCGCAGAAGCATATTTTTGCTGCTGGCGACGTGACAGGAGCGCCGCAGTTTACGCATGCCGCTGGCTACGAGGGGGGCATTGTTGTGTCCAATGCAATTTTCCGCGTCCCCCGCAAGGCCGACTACACGAATCTTCCCTGGTGCACGTTCACTTCACCCGAATTTGCTGGCATTGGCCTGAACGAGGGGCAGGCTCGAAAGCAGCTTTCTGGTGTTGAGTGTATTGAGGAGCAGTTTAGCGCCAATGATCGCGCGCTTGCAGAAGGAGAGCTGCAAGGGAAGCTCAAGCTTGTTCTCTCCAAAGGCAAGCCCGTTGGCGTCCAAATCGTCGGGCCGCACGCCGGTGAGCTTCTCTGTGAGTGGGTGCCCGTGCAGGCCGGAGGCGTAAAGCTCTCCACTCTCGCCGGAGCAATTCACCCCTATCCCACGCTCGCAGAAATTAACAAGAAAGCCGCGGGCAGCTTCATTAGCCCTAAAATATTCTCCCCTCGCGTCGTCGGCGTCCTTAGCACCCTCTTCTCTTACCGCGGTCGCGCTTGCGGCAAGTAG
- the cydB gene encoding cytochrome d ubiquinol oxidase subunit II: MLEATWFLLWGLLWAIYFMLDGYVLGMGTLMPFICKNEDERRTIYNAGGPFWEGNEVWLVTAGGVTFAAFPKSYAVMFSSMYSALFLLLFALILRGVSFEFRSKVESSTWRAIWDGCHFIGSLAPALLLGVAFANIFRGIPIDANGINQEGLLQLLNPYGLAGGVLFVVLFLLHGALWLCIKAEGPLHDRAEATARKLWPLAVLMVLAFVVYSGVETQLFANYLAMPALFIIPILAVVGLIGLRTALGKRQAWKSWFYSNLVIVACAFFGVIGIFPRLLPSSLNDAWSVTISNGASSPLTLKIMLVIALVMVPIVIAYQTWVYVKFNHKITKEDLDYEEAY, translated from the coding sequence ATGTTAGAAGCAACGTGGTTCCTGCTGTGGGGCCTGCTCTGGGCCATCTATTTTATGCTGGACGGCTACGTCCTCGGCATGGGCACCCTGATGCCTTTCATCTGCAAGAATGAAGACGAGCGCCGCACGATTTACAACGCGGGCGGCCCGTTTTGGGAAGGCAATGAGGTCTGGCTCGTCACCGCTGGTGGCGTCACCTTTGCCGCCTTCCCCAAATCCTATGCGGTCATGTTTTCATCCATGTATTCCGCGCTCTTTCTCCTGCTTTTTGCCCTCATCCTGCGCGGCGTCTCTTTTGAGTTCCGCTCCAAGGTAGAAAGCAGCACCTGGCGCGCAATCTGGGACGGCTGCCATTTCATCGGGAGTCTCGCCCCGGCCCTGCTGCTTGGTGTCGCATTTGCCAACATCTTTCGCGGCATTCCCATTGACGCCAACGGCATCAATCAGGAAGGACTCCTTCAGCTTTTGAACCCCTATGGACTCGCTGGCGGCGTGCTTTTTGTTGTCCTCTTTCTCTTACATGGCGCTCTCTGGCTCTGCATCAAGGCCGAAGGCCCTCTGCATGACCGCGCCGAGGCGACCGCACGCAAGCTTTGGCCCCTCGCCGTCCTGATGGTTCTCGCCTTTGTCGTCTACTCCGGCGTCGAGACGCAGCTCTTTGCCAACTATCTGGCGATGCCCGCTCTCTTTATCATTCCCATTCTTGCCGTCGTCGGTCTCATTGGTTTACGCACCGCCCTCGGCAAGCGGCAGGCATGGAAATCTTGGTTTTACTCCAATCTCGTCATTGTCGCCTGTGCCTTCTTTGGCGTCATCGGCATCTTTCCGCGGCTTTTGCCCTCCAGCCTCAACGACGCATGGAGTGTCACCATTTCCAACGGCGCGTCATCACCTTTGACGCTCAAGATTATGCTCGTCATCGCCCTCGTCATGGTGCCCATCGTCATCGCGTATCAGACTTGGGTATATGTTAAATTTAACCACAAGATCACCAAAGAAGACCTCGATTACGAGGAAGCTTATTAG
- a CDS encoding cytochrome ubiquinol oxidase subunit I, which translates to MDALFLSRLQFAAASMFHFIFVPLTLGLSILVAVMETKYLRSGDETYKRMAKFWGKLFLINFALGVVTGITLEFQFGTNWSRYSEYVGDIFGSLLAIEATVAFFLESTFIAVWVFGWERINPKLHCASIWIVAIASNISGLWILLANGFMQNPVGYVLRNGRAELASFTDVVTNPFGWLQFFHVIPAAIIVAAFFVMGISAWHLLRKSDDNFFTKSFRMGATWGLIFSIFVLAEGHVHGNDVAKLQPAKLAAMEAHWETTDNAPMYLLQIPDPENERNLVQALPIPGLLSFLAFNDPSATVQGLKDFPKEDRPPVMLTFISFRAMVGLGSLFIGLSFLAWLLRNRITNYPLLLKVLVWSIPLPYLGHQFGWIVAEVGRQPWIVYNLMRTSDAVSAITTSQVGISLAALVGIYLLLGAADIFLLFKYARKVPE; encoded by the coding sequence ATGGATGCACTGTTCCTCTCGCGGCTCCAGTTCGCGGCCGCGTCTATGTTTCACTTCATTTTTGTCCCGCTCACGCTTGGGCTTTCCATCCTCGTTGCGGTGATGGAAACCAAGTACCTCCGTTCCGGAGACGAGACCTACAAGCGGATGGCCAAATTTTGGGGAAAGCTTTTCCTCATCAACTTTGCCCTTGGTGTGGTGACGGGTATCACGCTGGAGTTCCAGTTTGGTACCAACTGGTCACGCTACTCAGAATACGTTGGTGACATCTTTGGCTCACTGCTCGCCATTGAAGCAACTGTCGCCTTCTTTCTTGAATCGACCTTTATTGCAGTCTGGGTCTTTGGCTGGGAGCGCATCAATCCAAAGCTGCACTGTGCGTCCATCTGGATTGTCGCCATCGCCAGCAATATTTCCGGTCTGTGGATTCTGCTCGCTAACGGGTTCATGCAAAACCCCGTTGGTTACGTTCTGCGCAACGGCCGCGCCGAACTGGCGAGCTTCACTGACGTTGTAACCAACCCCTTTGGCTGGCTTCAGTTCTTCCATGTCATCCCCGCCGCCATCATCGTTGCTGCATTTTTTGTCATGGGTATTTCTGCCTGGCACCTGCTGAGAAAAAGCGACGATAACTTCTTCACTAAATCTTTCCGCATGGGTGCGACCTGGGGACTGATCTTCTCCATATTTGTGCTGGCCGAGGGCCATGTCCACGGCAACGACGTTGCCAAGCTCCAGCCTGCCAAGCTTGCCGCAATGGAAGCGCACTGGGAGACCACAGACAACGCCCCCATGTATCTTTTGCAGATCCCAGATCCAGAGAACGAGCGAAACCTTGTTCAGGCTCTTCCGATCCCCGGCCTGCTTTCTTTCCTTGCCTTTAACGATCCGTCCGCCACGGTGCAGGGACTCAAGGACTTCCCCAAGGAAGACCGTCCGCCCGTCATGCTGACCTTTATATCCTTTAGAGCAATGGTCGGTCTCGGCTCCCTGTTTATTGGCCTCTCCTTCCTCGCATGGCTTTTGCGAAACAGAATCACGAACTACCCGCTTCTGCTCAAAGTCCTTGTCTGGTCAATCCCACTCCCCTACCTCGGCCACCAGTTTGGCTGGATTGTGGCAGAAGTCGGTCGCCAGCCGTGGATTGTCTACAACCTGATGCGAACCTCTGATGCTGTTTCCGCTATCACCACCTCGCAGGTTGGCATCTCGCTTGCCGCCCTCGTCGGGATTTATCTCCTGCTTGGTGCCGCAGACATCTTCCTGCTCTTCAAGTATGCCCGGAAGGTTCCGGAATAG
- a CDS encoding FprA family A-type flavoprotein: MRPIEIKKDIFWVGCVDWNELNFHGYSIARHGTTYNAYLVKDEKITLFDTVKAEFREEFLEMLSQVVNIEDIDYIVANHLEPDHGGLLADLVELAKPEKVFCSPMGKRAIDAHFHQENWPIETKKTGDKISLGKRTVEFVETRMLHWPDSMLSYIPEDKLLITNDAFGQNVASTERYADEMDRNFLKRRMTEYYANIVVPYSPVVEKTLKGVEELDLDVDMIAPDHGVIFRGKEDVAFAMNSYAEFASQKPKNRAVVVYDTMWHSTEKMAKAIVTGLVDEGVSVRLMHLKSYHHSEVMTEVFNAGAVIVGSPTHNNGILPLVADMLTYMKGLRPQNKIGAAFGSFGWSGECVKAITGWLEDMSFEIVDPVKTKHVPDATALEQCVELGRAVGKALKAKIDE; this comes from the coding sequence ATGAGACCAATTGAAATCAAAAAAGACATTTTTTGGGTAGGCTGCGTTGACTGGAACGAACTGAACTTCCACGGGTATTCCATTGCACGCCACGGAACCACCTACAACGCCTACCTCGTCAAGGACGAAAAGATCACTCTTTTTGACACCGTAAAGGCAGAATTCCGCGAAGAATTCCTCGAAATGCTTTCTCAGGTCGTCAACATTGAGGACATCGACTACATCGTGGCCAACCACCTTGAGCCTGACCACGGCGGACTTTTGGCAGACCTTGTCGAGCTGGCAAAACCGGAAAAGGTTTTCTGCTCGCCAATGGGCAAGCGTGCCATCGACGCGCATTTCCATCAGGAAAACTGGCCCATTGAAACAAAAAAGACTGGCGACAAGATCAGCCTTGGCAAGCGCACTGTTGAGTTTGTGGAAACCCGCATGCTCCACTGGCCCGATTCCATGCTGTCCTACATTCCCGAAGACAAGCTGCTCATCACCAACGATGCATTCGGTCAGAATGTCGCATCCACAGAGCGCTACGCTGACGAGATGGACAGAAATTTCCTGAAACGCCGCATGACCGAGTACTACGCCAACATTGTTGTGCCGTACTCCCCTGTCGTTGAAAAAACGCTCAAGGGTGTCGAGGAACTCGACCTCGACGTTGACATGATTGCACCAGACCACGGCGTCATCTTCCGCGGCAAGGAAGATGTCGCATTCGCCATGAACAGCTACGCCGAGTTCGCTTCCCAGAAGCCCAAGAACCGCGCAGTCGTGGTGTATGACACCATGTGGCACTCCACCGAGAAAATGGCCAAAGCTATTGTGACTGGCCTTGTCGACGAAGGTGTCAGTGTTCGTCTGATGCACCTCAAGAGCTATCACCACTCCGAGGTCATGACAGAAGTCTTCAACGCTGGAGCTGTGATTGTTGGTTCACCAACGCACAACAACGGCATTCTTCCTCTGGTGGCAGACATGCTCACCTACATGAAGGGCCTGCGCCCCCAGAACAAGATCGGCGCAGCCTTCGGCTCCTTCGGCTGGAGCGGTGAGTGCGTCAAGGCCATCACTGGCTGGCTTGAAGACATGAGCTTTGAGATTGTTGACCCGGTCAAGACCAAGCACGTCCCAGACGCCACTGCCCTTGAGCAGTGCGTTGAGCTTGGCCGCGCCGTGGGCAAGGCCCTCAAGGCAAAGATCGACGAGTAA
- the rd gene encoding rubredoxin produces the protein MDNYVCTLCGYVYDPEQGDPDNGVAPGTSFDDLPDDWVCPICGAPKTDFEKD, from the coding sequence ATGGATAATTACGTCTGTACTCTTTGCGGCTATGTGTATGACCCGGAACAGGGTGATCCTGACAACGGAGTAGCCCCAGGCACCTCCTTTGATGATCTTCCCGACGACTGGGTTTGCCCAATTTGTGGCGCTCCCAAAACCGATTTCGAAAAAGACTGA
- a CDS encoding desulfoferrodoxin, whose protein sequence is MPELREVYKCKACGNIVEVLHGGEGDLNCCGAPMMKYTENTVDAAKEKHVPVIEKTANGYKVSVGSVAHPMEEKHYIEWIELYADGRSYRKYLNPGDEPVAEFCIEATNVSAREFCNLHGLWKA, encoded by the coding sequence ATGCCAGAACTGCGTGAAGTCTATAAATGTAAAGCTTGTGGTAATATTGTCGAAGTCCTTCACGGCGGTGAGGGCGACCTCAACTGCTGCGGTGCCCCCATGATGAAATACACTGAGAACACTGTTGATGCTGCAAAGGAAAAGCATGTTCCGGTGATTGAAAAGACAGCAAACGGCTACAAAGTTTCAGTCGGCAGCGTTGCTCATCCGATGGAAGAAAAGCACTACATCGAATGGATTGAGCTGTATGCTGATGGCCGTTCCTACCGCAAATATCTGAATCCCGGCGACGAGCCTGTTGCGGAATTCTGTATTGAGGCGACGAACGTGAGCGCCCGTGAATTCTGTAACCTCCACGGCCTGTGGAAGGCATAA
- a CDS encoding methyl-accepting chemotaxis protein, translated as MNFYSKSLQLKILVPVSIVTLLTFITLGVTISKRHRQATDEILQQATTRLSATLLSAIEEPMRIGDNASTKAQLVKIAKDYPDVQVYLTNFRGNVTYSTDPKSIRTQFTDSYANGKLTQQLSASLSRGENSSALHEFAGRPYFSNIQTIPNAPACHHCHGASQAVLGSMIFLQDVSPEFAEMRTSENLTLGISLGGAVVLLLVLLGFIRKMVLGKVLNIAEISSRIRDGDYEAHFERNGNDELAKLSDNLHDMVQKVQDQLQYSQGILEGISTPLIVTDKERRITFVNSPMLHALGKEGQDLTGTPLYNLISAQNADRSHLAKHCIEQGESDSGLLHFTRNDGTVVPLHFDVSPLQDANAETVGATLMMIDMSREEKARERISQQQEKLLKVAAKVTDVSTTLSGSAQKLEHEMDELTSNVTQTSSQTGQVATAMEEMNATVLEVAKNANQAAEISQEASTVAQSGGKEVDRTVGETRQVAKTTQELAQYLEDLSNKADNIGSVMEVISDIADQTNLLALNAAIEAARAGDAGRGFAVVADEVRKLAEKTMNATKEVDHAIEAIQTSTRAAVREMENTRERAEGTEKLAENAGDVLEDIVTRSDSIADMVRSIATAADQQSSTSEEININVSTINELTGDIAERVASANRAIKNVTTMAGELNELIEQFKRTE; from the coding sequence ATGAATTTCTATAGCAAGTCGCTCCAGCTCAAGATTCTTGTTCCGGTGTCCATAGTGACACTGCTCACGTTTATCACACTTGGCGTCACAATCTCCAAACGCCATAGACAGGCCACAGATGAAATTCTGCAACAGGCGACGACCCGCCTTTCGGCAACGCTGCTCTCGGCGATTGAAGAACCGATGCGAATTGGAGATAACGCATCGACCAAGGCGCAGCTCGTTAAAATTGCAAAAGACTACCCTGACGTTCAGGTCTACCTGACAAACTTCAGGGGGAACGTCACATACTCCACCGACCCCAAAAGCATCCGCACCCAGTTCACAGACAGCTATGCAAACGGGAAACTGACCCAGCAACTTTCTGCCAGCCTCTCACGCGGAGAAAATTCAAGCGCTCTCCACGAGTTCGCGGGGCGCCCATACTTCTCCAATATCCAGACAATTCCTAATGCCCCAGCCTGCCACCACTGCCACGGTGCGTCGCAGGCAGTACTGGGTTCCATGATCTTCCTGCAGGACGTCAGCCCGGAATTCGCAGAAATGCGTACTTCGGAAAATCTGACCCTTGGCATCTCCCTTGGCGGAGCCGTTGTTCTGCTCCTTGTGCTGCTTGGGTTTATCCGAAAAATGGTGCTGGGCAAGGTGCTGAATATCGCAGAAATCAGTAGCCGAATCCGGGATGGAGACTACGAGGCTCACTTTGAGCGAAACGGCAACGATGAACTGGCAAAACTGTCTGACAACCTGCACGATATGGTGCAAAAAGTTCAGGATCAGCTCCAGTATAGTCAGGGAATTCTGGAAGGAATCAGCACACCGCTCATTGTTACGGATAAAGAACGACGAATCACCTTTGTGAATAGCCCGATGCTCCACGCACTGGGGAAAGAGGGGCAAGACCTGACAGGCACTCCCCTGTATAATCTCATAAGCGCACAAAACGCAGACCGAAGTCACCTCGCCAAGCACTGCATAGAACAGGGAGAAAGCGATTCGGGGCTGCTCCACTTTACGCGAAATGATGGCACAGTAGTGCCTCTGCACTTCGATGTTTCACCGTTGCAGGACGCCAATGCTGAAACCGTCGGCGCAACCCTGATGATGATCGACATGAGCAGAGAAGAGAAGGCACGCGAACGAATCAGCCAGCAACAGGAAAAGCTGCTCAAAGTCGCGGCCAAAGTCACGGATGTTTCGACAACACTCAGCGGCTCTGCCCAAAAGCTGGAACACGAAATGGACGAACTGACGAGCAACGTCACCCAGACATCAAGCCAGACAGGGCAAGTCGCGACGGCAATGGAAGAAATGAATGCGACCGTTCTGGAAGTCGCAAAGAATGCCAATCAGGCCGCGGAAATTTCACAGGAAGCAAGCACGGTGGCCCAAAGCGGCGGGAAGGAAGTGGACAGGACAGTCGGCGAAACCCGGCAGGTCGCCAAAACCACACAAGAACTTGCGCAGTACCTCGAAGACCTCTCGAACAAGGCCGACAATATTGGATCAGTGATGGAGGTCATTTCTGACATTGCAGACCAGACCAACCTTCTGGCCCTCAACGCAGCCATAGAAGCGGCGCGGGCGGGAGACGCGGGCCGTGGTTTTGCTGTTGTCGCAGACGAAGTCCGCAAACTGGCCGAGAAAACCATGAACGCGACCAAGGAAGTGGATCACGCTATTGAGGCAATCCAGACGAGCACCCGGGCAGCAGTTCGGGAAATGGAAAATACCAGAGAACGCGCCGAGGGGACGGAGAAGCTCGCAGAAAATGCGGGAGATGTGCTTGAAGACATCGTGACCCGCTCAGATTCCATTGCCGACATGGTTCGCTCCATCGCAACAGCAGCAGACCAGCAGTCTTCTACCAGCGAAGAGATCAACATCAATGTCTCGACCATTAACGAGCTTACCGGAGATATTGCAGAACGCGTGGCGTCAGCAAACCGGGCAATCAAAAATGTCACCACAATGGCAGGCGAGCTTAACGAGCTTATCGAACAGTTCAAACGTACTGAGTAA
- a CDS encoding cytochrome c family protein produces MTQSKKLALLIIVFCSGLFFPAYSHGGDTHYVGSRACAECHEKEYANFTKYAKKAHSDQSVKLMASDLTKKELEGCYSCHTTGYGKAGGFISYEETPELGHAGCEVCHGPGATHSEDGDPESITLRPSLKSCETCHSDERVRTFNFKPMLFGGAH; encoded by the coding sequence ATGACACAGAGCAAAAAGCTTGCGCTACTTATTATCGTTTTCTGCAGCGGTTTATTCTTCCCTGCATACTCTCATGGAGGAGACACACACTATGTAGGTTCAAGGGCGTGCGCGGAGTGCCACGAGAAAGAATACGCAAACTTCACAAAGTACGCGAAGAAAGCTCATTCGGACCAGAGCGTGAAGCTGATGGCGTCGGACCTGACCAAGAAGGAGCTTGAGGGCTGCTACTCGTGCCACACAACTGGCTACGGAAAGGCGGGGGGCTTTATCAGCTACGAAGAGACACCGGAACTTGGGCACGCGGGATGCGAAGTGTGCCACGGACCCGGCGCAACGCATAGCGAAGACGGCGACCCTGAATCCATAACACTGCGCCCATCGCTCAAGAGCTGTGAAACATGCCATAGCGACGAACGAGTACGGACCTTCAACTTTAAGCCCATGCTCTTTGGTGGTGCACACTAA
- the rny gene encoding ribonuclease Y, with protein MSLAVFFAAIIGIVLGASAGYVLHNYITSKRTAGAKDLAERILDEARKEGQAQRKEYMLQAQDEILRLKKEMEKDIEADFKDQERDLKEQESDLREQKRELKQKETRNQEKEERLDKKIETVNSKESELLVLEKQLSQTERELEDRSEEIDELKVQHVQKLEEISGLTVDEARQHILDEVEAQTKHEAAKRIRQIETEAKETGDRKAREILATAVQRYAGDFVSEQTVATVALPSEDMKGRIIGREGRNIRALEAATGVDLIIDDTPETVVLSAFSPLRRQVAKLALERLISDGRIHPARIEDVVRKVEQEMDVKVREIGEQATFDAGVHGIHPELVRLLGQLQYRTSFSQNVLQHSLEVCSLCGIMAAELGLDVKKAKRAGLLHDIGKAVDHEVEGPHALIGADLAKKYGESKELVHAIAAHHEDVAPTTTLAVLVQAADSLSGARPGARKELLENYVKRLEELEEIATSFDGVDKAYAIQAGREIRIMVDSERVDDDRTYMLCRDISKKIEDNLTYPGQIRVICIRERRAVGYAK; from the coding sequence ATGAGCTTAGCAGTATTCTTCGCTGCTATCATTGGAATCGTGCTGGGCGCCTCCGCCGGCTATGTCCTGCACAATTATATCACCTCCAAGCGTACCGCTGGCGCAAAGGACCTCGCAGAGCGAATCCTCGACGAAGCACGCAAGGAAGGACAGGCACAGCGCAAGGAGTACATGCTCCAGGCACAGGATGAGATTCTCCGACTCAAAAAAGAGATGGAGAAGGATATAGAAGCCGACTTCAAAGACCAGGAACGTGACCTCAAAGAACAGGAAAGCGACCTGAGAGAACAGAAGCGGGAACTCAAGCAGAAAGAAACCAGAAACCAGGAAAAAGAAGAACGCCTCGACAAAAAAATCGAGACCGTTAACTCTAAAGAATCCGAACTTCTGGTCCTCGAAAAGCAGCTCTCCCAGACCGAAAGGGAACTGGAAGACCGCAGCGAAGAAATCGACGAGCTGAAAGTTCAGCACGTCCAGAAGCTGGAAGAAATCTCCGGTCTCACCGTCGACGAAGCCCGACAGCACATCCTTGATGAAGTCGAGGCTCAGACCAAGCACGAAGCCGCCAAACGCATTCGTCAGATCGAAACCGAAGCGAAAGAAACCGGCGACCGAAAAGCCCGTGAAATCCTCGCCACCGCCGTCCAGCGCTATGCTGGCGACTTCGTGAGTGAGCAGACCGTCGCTACTGTCGCGCTGCCCAGTGAGGATATGAAAGGCCGCATCATCGGTCGCGAAGGCCGGAACATCCGCGCCCTCGAAGCCGCTACCGGCGTCGACCTCATTATCGACGACACCCCGGAAACCGTCGTCCTCTCCGCCTTTAGCCCCCTGCGTCGACAGGTCGCTAAACTCGCCCTCGAACGACTCATCAGCGACGGACGGATTCACCCCGCTCGCATCGAAGACGTCGTCCGAAAAGTCGAGCAGGAAATGGACGTCAAAGTTCGCGAAATCGGTGAACAGGCTACCTTCGACGCTGGCGTCCACGGTATCCACCCCGAACTGGTCCGCCTCCTCGGGCAGCTCCAGTATCGCACCAGCTTTTCGCAGAACGTCCTTCAGCATTCCCTCGAAGTCTGCTCCCTCTGTGGCATCATGGCCGCTGAACTCGGCCTCGATGTGAAAAAAGCAAAACGGGCCGGACTGCTTCACGATATCGGCAAGGCCGTCGACCACGAAGTCGAAGGACCTCACGCCCTTATCGGTGCCGATCTGGCTAAAAAATACGGCGAAAGCAAGGAACTCGTCCACGCTATCGCTGCTCACCACGAGGATGTCGCACCAACAACGACCCTCGCGGTCCTCGTTCAGGCCGCAGACAGCCTCTCCGGCGCCAGACCCGGCGCACGTAAGGAACTGCTCGAGAACTATGTAAAACGTCTCGAAGAACTCGAAGAAATCGCAACATCATTCGACGGCGTCGACAAAGCATACGCTATCCAGGCCGGCCGCGAAATTCGCATCATGGTCGACTCCGAACGCGTCGACGACGACCGTACCTACATGCTCTGCCGCGATATCTCGAAAAAAATCGAAGACAACCTTACATACCCCGGACAAATCCGCGTTATCTGTATCCGAGAACGACGCGCTGTCGGTTATGCAAAATAA
- the zapA gene encoding cell division protein ZapA: MPSYTLEVLGLEVSFKAKADHTQVLKAKELLEERYRELAQHGRRLSKEKLLTFLALGLADDLLQNREKLEELDGKLTSLLSKIDKGGT; the protein is encoded by the coding sequence ATGCCGAGCTATACACTTGAGGTTCTGGGGCTGGAGGTTTCATTTAAGGCAAAGGCAGACCATACCCAAGTTCTCAAAGCTAAGGAGCTTCTTGAAGAACGATACAGGGAACTGGCACAGCATGGCCGACGCCTTAGCAAAGAAAAGCTTCTGACTTTTCTTGCCCTTGGCCTGGCTGATGATCTGCTCCAGAATAGAGAGAAACTCGAAGAGCTGGACGGGAAACTCACAAGTCTCCTGTCAAAAATTGATAAAGGCGGAACCTGA